From Rutidosis leptorrhynchoides isolate AG116_Rl617_1_P2 chromosome 3, CSIRO_AGI_Rlap_v1, whole genome shotgun sequence, a single genomic window includes:
- the LOC139900596 gene encoding uncharacterized protein: MNPNNPNSDPDMNLVLTILNTTNNRALEDIASLDRLDELNDEEEVEPIPRAPRRYLYRDREGRARALWNDYFFDNCTFPDDYFRRRYRMSKPLFLRICQGIMNFSQTPIPEYFSYFHQKRDACGLLGFNIVQKLTSAIRQLAYATTADLFDEYLHMGEQTAYDCLNNFCKCIFHLYATEYLRKPTAQDVQRLTTKHAQIHGFSGMLGSIDCMHWRWRNCPARWKGHYTRGDHGYPSIMLEAVASYDGWFWHAFFGTAGSNNDINVLNQSDLFNDLLAGEAPPCTFTVNGCTFNKGYYLADGIYPEWGPR; this comes from the coding sequence atgaatcCAAATAACCCAAATTCCGATCCGGATATGAATTTGGTATTAACAATCTTGAATACCACAAATAATCGAGCACTTGAAGATATCGCAAGTCTTGATCGTTTAGATGAGTTAAATGACGAAGAAGAAGTTGAACCCATTCCAAGGGCACCGAGAAGATATTTATATAGAGATCGTGAAGGCCGTGCAAGAgctttatggaatgattattttttcGACAACTGTACGTTTCCCGATGATTATTTTCGTAGACGTTATCGAATGAGCAAACCTTTGTTTCTTCGGATATGTCAAGGTATAATGAATTTTTCTCAAACTCCGATTCCTGAGTATTTCTCATATTTTCATCAAAAACGTGATGCTTGTGGGCTACTAGGTTTTAATATTGTTCAAAAATTAACATCAGCCATACGTCAACTAGCGTATGCTACGACGGCCGATCTTTTTGACGAGTATTTGCATATGGGTGAACAAACCGCATATGATTGTTTAAATAATTTTTGCAAATGTATTTTTCACTTGTACGCAACAGAGTATTTGAGAAAACCAACTGCACAAGATGTGCAACGTTTGACCACTAAACATGCTCAAATACATGGATTTTCGGGGATGTTAGGAAGCATCGATTGTATGCATTGGAGATGGAGAAATTGTCCGGCACGTTGGAAGGGTCATTACACACGAGGTGACCATGGTTACCCGTCAATTATGCTTGAAGCGGTAGCTTCTTATGATGGATGGTTTTGGCACGCTTTCTTTGGTACCGCGGGATCAAATAATGATATCAATGTACTTAATCAATCTGATTTGTTTAACGACTTATTAGCCGGCGAGGCTCCACCGTGCACGTTTACGGTGAATGGGTGTACGTTTAATAAGGGTTATTATTTGGCGGATGGAATTTATCCGGAGTGGGGGCCACGCTAG